A region of Coccinella septempunctata chromosome 5, icCocSept1.1, whole genome shotgun sequence DNA encodes the following proteins:
- the LOC123313876 gene encoding zinc finger matrin-type protein 2: MSVRPEDHRRKWDREEYERLAEERRKGDKEEEDDQKIKGPPVKRELLKTRDYKVDLDSKLGKSIVINKNTPTSQSGGYYCNVCDCVVKDSINFLDHINGKKHQRNLGMSMKIERSSLDSVKKRFEMNKKKIEEKRKDYDMAARMQEIAEEEEKLKEYRREKRREKRKAEEMEEDNQVPDELISMMGFSGFGSSKKK, encoded by the coding sequence ATGTCTGTGAGGCCAGAGGACCATAGGCGAAAATGGGACAGGGAAGAATATGAAAGGCTTGCAGAGGAAAGAAGAAAAGGGGACAAGGAGGAGGAAGACGACCAAAAAATAAAGGGTCCACCTGTTAAGAGAGAACTTCTCAAAACTAGGGACTACAAAGTAGATTTGGACTCCAAACTAGGCAAGAGCATTGTGATAAACAAAAACACGCCGACGTCTCAATCAGGAGGATATTATTGTAATGTATGTGATTGTGTGGTTAAAGACTCAATAAACTTCTTGGACCATATTAATGGAAAAAAGCATCAACGGAATTTGGGAATGTCGATGAAAATAGAAAGAAGCAGCTTAGATTCGGTGAAAAAGCGTttcgaaatgaataaaaaaaaaattgaagaaaagagGAAAGACTACGATATGGCAGCAAGAATGCAAGAAATTGCTGAGGAagaagaaaaactgaaagagTATAGAAGAGAGAAGAGGAGGGAGAAAAGAAAAGCTGAAGAAATGGAAGAAGACAATCAGGTTCCAGATGAGTTGATTAGTATGATGGGAttttcaggatttggttcgTCTAAGAAGAAGTAA
- the LOC123313871 gene encoding high affinity cationic amino acid transporter 1-like isoform X2: protein MSTLWKVLTRRKVLDTDEGSETPLARVLNTFDLTALGVGSTLGVGVYVLAGQVAKNTAGPAVIISFLIAAIASVFAGLCYAEFGARTPKAGSAYIYSYVCVGEFIAFVIGWNLILEYIIGSASVAKGLSSYVDNLCNGSLSSTFRQLAPIDVPYLSPYFDIFAFTVPIILSIALAFGMKESSLLNNIFTSCNIGVVLFVIVAGAMNAHWSNWFINPNDVKNVTNSTNLGHGGFFPFGIQGVIKGAATCFYGFVGFDCIATTGEEVKNPKKAIPIAIISSLLIIFLAYFGTSTVLTLMVPYYEQDPTAPIPFAFQSVHWYTAAYIVTGGAMFGLYASLFGAMFPLPRILYAMASDGLIFRFLGRINQRFKTPVIGTLLAGIFTGTMAAVFALDSLVNMMSIGTLLAYTIVAACVLLLRHIENHNREPINASEETALTDTTEESPSVIRQIFNFSKIDIPNKISQTIVTVDICLFCILCFILGLCALYLKHDIVNGDVIPLSAVTVILILMSLTMLSISSQPVSRTTLSFQVPCVPLIPALSIFCNIYLMVMLDIATWIRFVVWMILGIPIFYLTRRCLSKIDENITTDIPIQGHVNKGFYGDNLVYSNGCDANQESLVIIDEKMIPSLEIVENLNETDGQTPSPSRVIESLDFVIDSYVDDTTNAYVMSTSDAPSAFVLSNKLLKGDFRDTPNSALRNLLLNNLKDDINTENVDKISNENKQIDFDLIDKNNLSIQGQDDETHKSERDHTSSCSEISYVSASSSIDTGQNKTSDNNHSAGNTSPTHSQPPPPPPPPPLEGFSSFIPKKKESNPDNSNSLNESKTLERLKTNNRDPPMIINKNSLNSVKLRHVHRPSIERSHSEDDAKKAETATSTKEHYSKAILSKEKDKNLPTSTSGSFAPLVNLRHVRRPSLENRNEKDAISHSQNDSESFKPSRYVKSKSVSNLEKASSNENSGNNTLKRMGISKDAINSVKLKPVVRPNLSLYAEPKTDLPDSVKFGTHEFEEFKDKLNEKLKKPVKILREPSFVDPKTVPERSEIKVNRENVIDDNLDLAKARATMETEVGNKLNYLKNLKETEKSSRNEETESSIIN from the exons ATGTCTACACTGTGGAAAGTTTTAACTCGGAGAAAAGTATTGGATACAGATGAAGGAAGCGAAACGCCTCTAGCAAGAGTTCTGAATACTTTTGATCTTACAGCTTTGGGTGTTGGAAGTACACTTGGGGTTGGGGTGTATGTTCTTGCTGGTCAAGTTGCAAAAAATACTGCTGGACCTGCAGtaataatttcatttcttatTGCTGCTATCGCTTCAGTTTTTGCTG GATTATGCTATGCAGAATTTGGAGCGAGAACACCAAAAGCTGGTTCTGCATACATATATAGTTATGTATGCGTTGGAGAATTCATTGCTTTTGTTATTGGTTGGAACTTGATTTTGGAATATATTATAG GCTCTGCTAGTGTAGCAAAAGGTCTGAGCTCCTATGTTGATAATTTATGCAATGGATCATTAAGTAGTACTTTCAGACAACTAGCTCCTATAGATGTGCCTTATTTATCTCCATATTTTGATATATTTGCATTTACCGTTCCCATTATTTTATCAA TTGCCTTAGCTTTTGGAATGAAAGAAAGTAGTTTGTTGAATAATATATTCACCTCATGTAATATTGGAGTTGTTTTATTTGTAATTGTCGCTGGGGCAATGAATG CTCATTGGAGTAACTGGTTTATCAACCCAAATGATGTGAAGAATGTGACGAACTCAACCAATTTAGGACATGGAGGTTTCTTTCCATTTGGTATACAAGGGGTCATTAAAGGCGCAGCAACATGTTTTTACGGTTTTGTCGGATTTGACTGCATTGCAACAACAGGAGAAGAGGTGAAAAATCCGAAGAAGGCTATTCCGATAGCAATTATCTCTTCATTGCTCATTATTTTCTTGGCTTATTTTGGAACATCTACTGTATTGACATTGATGGTGCCGTATTATGAACAG GATCCCACTGCACCTATTCCGTTTGCTTTTCAATCAGTTCATTGGTATACTGCTGCTTATATTGTAACTGGAGGTGCTATGTTTGGACTTTATGCTAG TTTGTTTGGGGCTATGTTCCCTCTGCCTAGAATATTATATGCAATGGCTTCAGATGGGctgattttcagatttttagggAGAATCAATCAAAGATTCAAAACACCAGTAATTGGTACTCTATTAGCTGGTATATTTACAG GTACGATGGCTGCAGTTTTTGCTCTTGACTCTTTGGTCAATATGATGTCAATAGGAACTCTTTTAGCATACACCATTGTGGCAGCTTGCGTGCTTTTGCTCAG ACATATAGAAAATCATAATAGGGAACCCATAAACGCCAGTGAAGAAACAGCTTTAACTGATACCACCGAAGAAAGTCCCAGTGTAATAagacaaattttcaactttagcAAGATTGATATACCCAACAAAATTTCGCAAACTATTGTTACTGTGGATATTTGTCTGTTTT GTATATTATGCTTTATACTTGGACTTTGTGCTTTATATCTCAAGCACGATATTGTCAATGGAGATGTGATTCCATTGAGTGCAGTAACTGTGATATTGATTTTAATGTCTTTAACAATGTTGTCAATTTCAAGTCAGCCAGTATCCAGAACCACCTTATCATTCCAG GTACCATGTGTTCCCCTTATACCAGCTTTGAGTATTTTCTGTAATATTTATCTAATGGTTATGTTGGATATAGCTACATGGATACGATTCGTGGTGTGGATGATTTTAG GTATTCCCATTTTTTATTTAACCCGAAGATGCTTATCCAAAATCGACGAAAATATCACTACTGATATTCCTATACAAGGTCATGTAAATAAGGGGTTTTATGGTGATAACTTGGTTTATTCAAATGGATGTGATGCAAATCAAGAAAGCCTGGTCATTATAGATGAAAAGATGATTCCTTCATTAGAAATTGtagaaaatttaaatgagaCTGATGGTCAAACACCTAGTCCAAGTAGAGTAATTGAGTCATTAGACTTTGTTATAGATAGTTATGTAGATGATACTACCAATGCATATGTCATGTCCACTTCAGATGCTCCTTCTGCTTTTGTGTTGTCAAATAAGCTACTAAAAGGTGATTTTAGAGATACGCCAAATAGTGCTTTACGTAATTTACTCTTGAATAATTTGAAAGATGATATTAATACAGAAAATGtagacaaaatttcaaatgaaaacaaacagatcgattttgatttgattgataaaaataatttatcaatCCAAGGTCAAGATGATGAAACTCATAAATCCGAAAGAGATCATACTTCTTCATGTAGTGAAATATCTTATGTGAGTGCATCTTCTAGTATTGACACAGGTCAAAACAAAACTTCAGATAATAACCATTCTGCTGGTAATACATCACCAACACATTCACAACCACCGCCACCACCGCCACCTCCCCCATTAGAGGGTTTTTCAAGTTTCAtcccgaaaaaaaaagaatccaATCCTGATAATTCAAATTCTTTGAATGAATCAAAAACTTTGGAGCGACTGAAAACCAATAATAGAGATCCACCAATGATTATCAACAAAAATTCTCTAAATTCTGTGAAATTAAGGCATGTTCATAGACCTAGCATTGAACGAAGTCATTCAGAAGATGATGCCAAGAAAGCTGAAACGGCTACAAGTACCAAAGAACATTATTCCAAAGCTATTCTTTCAAAAGAAAAAGATAAGAATTTACCTACATCTACATCTGGTTCTTTTGCACCACTAGTGAATTTGAGACATGTTAGAAGACCTAGTTTGGAGAATAGAAATGAAAAAGATGCTATATCTCATTCGCAGAATGATTCTGAATCTTTCAAACCAAGTAGATACGTCAAAAGTAAATCAGTAAGTAATCTTGAGAAGGCGTCATCGAATGAAAATTCCGGTAATAATACTCTTAAAAGAATGGGGATATCCAAAGACGCCATAAATTCGGTAAAACTAAAACCTGTTGTTCGTCCAAATCTTTCGCTGTATGCGGAACCTAAAACTGATCTACCAGATTCCGTCAAATTTGGCACTCACGAGTTTGAGGAATTTAAAGAtaagttgaatgaaaaattgaaaaaaccagTTAAAATCTTGAGAGAACCTTCTTTTGTGGATCCTAAAACGGTTCCTGAAAGATCTGAAATCAAGGTGAATAGGGAAAATGTTATCGATGATAACTTAGATTTAGCTAAAGCTAGGGCTACAATGGAAACTGAAGTTGGTAATAAACTGAATTAcctgaaaaatttgaaagaaactGAAAAGTCATCCAGGAATGAAGAAACAGAAAGTTCAATAATTAATTAG
- the LOC123313871 gene encoding high affinity cationic amino acid transporter 1-like isoform X3, with protein MSTLWKVLTRRKVLDTDEGSETPLARVLNTFDLTALGVGSTLGVGVYVLAGQVAKNTAGPAVIISFLIAAIASVFAGLCYAEFGARTPKAGSAYIYSYVCVGEFIAFVIGWNLILEYIIGSASVAKGLSSYVDNLCNGSLSSTFRQLAPIDVPYLSPYFDIFAFTVPIILSIALAFGMKESSLLNNIFTSCNIGVVLFVIVAGAMNAHWSNWFINPNDVKNVTNSTNLGHGGFFPFGIQGVIKGAATCFYGFVGFDCIATTGEEVKNPKKAIPIAIISSLLIIFLAYFGTSTVLTLMVPYYEQDPTAPIPFAFQSVHWYTAAYIVTGGAMFGLYASLFGAMFPLPRILYAMASDGLIFRFLGRINQRFKTPVIGTLLAGIFTGTMAAVFALDSLVNMMSIGTLLAYTIVAACVLLLRYSVNEKGYMPIPGSSDPEGDRHIENHNREPINASEETALTDTTEESPSVIRQIFNFSKIDIPNKISQTIVTVDICLFCILCFILGLCALYLKHDIVNGDVIPLSAVTVILILMSLTMLSISSQPVSRTTLSFQVPCVPLIPALSIFCNIYLMVMLDIATWIRFVVWMILGFSLYAFYGLPNSFADYREYERIN; from the exons ATGTCTACACTGTGGAAAGTTTTAACTCGGAGAAAAGTATTGGATACAGATGAAGGAAGCGAAACGCCTCTAGCAAGAGTTCTGAATACTTTTGATCTTACAGCTTTGGGTGTTGGAAGTACACTTGGGGTTGGGGTGTATGTTCTTGCTGGTCAAGTTGCAAAAAATACTGCTGGACCTGCAGtaataatttcatttcttatTGCTGCTATCGCTTCAGTTTTTGCTG GATTATGCTATGCAGAATTTGGAGCGAGAACACCAAAAGCTGGTTCTGCATACATATATAGTTATGTATGCGTTGGAGAATTCATTGCTTTTGTTATTGGTTGGAACTTGATTTTGGAATATATTATAG GCTCTGCTAGTGTAGCAAAAGGTCTGAGCTCCTATGTTGATAATTTATGCAATGGATCATTAAGTAGTACTTTCAGACAACTAGCTCCTATAGATGTGCCTTATTTATCTCCATATTTTGATATATTTGCATTTACCGTTCCCATTATTTTATCAA TTGCCTTAGCTTTTGGAATGAAAGAAAGTAGTTTGTTGAATAATATATTCACCTCATGTAATATTGGAGTTGTTTTATTTGTAATTGTCGCTGGGGCAATGAATG CTCATTGGAGTAACTGGTTTATCAACCCAAATGATGTGAAGAATGTGACGAACTCAACCAATTTAGGACATGGAGGTTTCTTTCCATTTGGTATACAAGGGGTCATTAAAGGCGCAGCAACATGTTTTTACGGTTTTGTCGGATTTGACTGCATTGCAACAACAGGAGAAGAGGTGAAAAATCCGAAGAAGGCTATTCCGATAGCAATTATCTCTTCATTGCTCATTATTTTCTTGGCTTATTTTGGAACATCTACTGTATTGACATTGATGGTGCCGTATTATGAACAG GATCCCACTGCACCTATTCCGTTTGCTTTTCAATCAGTTCATTGGTATACTGCTGCTTATATTGTAACTGGAGGTGCTATGTTTGGACTTTATGCTAG TTTGTTTGGGGCTATGTTCCCTCTGCCTAGAATATTATATGCAATGGCTTCAGATGGGctgattttcagatttttagggAGAATCAATCAAAGATTCAAAACACCAGTAATTGGTACTCTATTAGCTGGTATATTTACAG GTACGATGGCTGCAGTTTTTGCTCTTGACTCTTTGGTCAATATGATGTCAATAGGAACTCTTTTAGCATACACCATTGTGGCAGCTTGCGTGCTTTTGCTCAG GTACTCCGTGAATGAAAAAGGCTATATGCCAATTCCTGGATCATCCGATCCAGAAGGAGACAG ACATATAGAAAATCATAATAGGGAACCCATAAACGCCAGTGAAGAAACAGCTTTAACTGATACCACCGAAGAAAGTCCCAGTGTAATAagacaaattttcaactttagcAAGATTGATATACCCAACAAAATTTCGCAAACTATTGTTACTGTGGATATTTGTCTGTTTT GTATATTATGCTTTATACTTGGACTTTGTGCTTTATATCTCAAGCACGATATTGTCAATGGAGATGTGATTCCATTGAGTGCAGTAACTGTGATATTGATTTTAATGTCTTTAACAATGTTGTCAATTTCAAGTCAGCCAGTATCCAGAACCACCTTATCATTCCAG GTACCATGTGTTCCCCTTATACCAGCTTTGAGTATTTTCTGTAATATTTATCTAATGGTTATGTTGGATATAGCTACATGGATACGATTCGTGGTGTGGATGATTTTAG GTTTTTCCTTATATGCCTTCTACGGACTTCCTAACAGTTTTGCTGACTATAGAGAATATGAGAGAATAAACTAA
- the LOC123313874 gene encoding uncharacterized protein LOC123313874, with protein sequence MFVLFQVNFYWNSTYSALFRFTYLFSIINWNFSFLLQKLDGLGGKSYAKIFNKRHKKPCDEETLVNLLAEIQVINPEAIINMSTMEKVKPLCKKVSENLEKMEELLSDCEPPHQPDLYLQLIKGVEILYRKLCTDSPFRKQFEEHFSCLHKFRNEFDKCNGAPDWMEKSDAKEVCAEYKRIANCYYDVAGSHCGQEAADVMKELVISIINSILTVKCDMNEIGENPEDAIELAAGPDHVKPEKQKALPKLKGKKGDQSFAHHLASKKSLLIIPVFTKIIINMIWLYKPRIE encoded by the exons ATGTTTGTCTTATTTCAGGTGAATTTTTACTGGAACAGTACATACTCCGCTTTATTTCGTTTtacatatttattttcaattatcaacTGGaacttttcatttttattgcaAAAATTGGATGGATTAG GTGGTAAATCTTAtgcaaaaattttcaacaaaagacATAAAAAGCCATGTGACGAAGAAACTTTGGTAAATTTGTTAGCGGAAATTCAAGTTATCAATCCGGAAGCTATAATAAATATGAGCACAATGGAGAAGGTTAAACCGCTCTGCAA GAAAGTTTCGGAAAATTTAGAGAAAATGGAGGAACTTTTATCTGACTGTGAACCACCCCATCAACCAGATCTTTATCTTCAACTTATAAAGGGAGTTGAAATTTTGTATCGAAAGTTGTGTACAGACTCCCCATTTAGAAAAC AATTCGAAGAGCATTTCTCTTGTCTTCATAAGTTTCGCAATGAATTTGATAAATGCAACGGAGCACCAGACTGGATGGAAAAATCAGATGCCAAAGAAGTGTGCGC GGAGTATAAAAGAATCGCAAATTGTTATTATGATGTAGCAGGCTCCCACTGCGGCCAAGAAGCTGCTGATGTAATGAAAGAACTGGTAATTTCGATAATTAACAGTATTTTGACTGTTaagtgtgatatgaatgaaATCGGAGAAAACCCTGAAGACGCTATAGAACTCGCTGCTGGCCCTGATCATGTGAAACCAGAAAAACAGAAAGCACTGCCAAAATTGAAG GGAAAGAAAGGGGATCAATCTTTTGCCCATCATCTTGCTTCAAAAAAGTCTCTACTGATAATCCCAGTATTTACAAAAATAATCATCAATATGATTTGGTTATACAAACCTCgaattgaataa
- the LOC123313871 gene encoding high affinity cationic amino acid transporter 1-like isoform X1, translating to MSTLWKVLTRRKVLDTDEGSETPLARVLNTFDLTALGVGSTLGVGVYVLAGQVAKNTAGPAVIISFLIAAIASVFAGLCYAEFGARTPKAGSAYIYSYVCVGEFIAFVIGWNLILEYIIGSASVAKGLSSYVDNLCNGSLSSTFRQLAPIDVPYLSPYFDIFAFTVPIILSIALAFGMKESSLLNNIFTSCNIGVVLFVIVAGAMNAHWSNWFINPNDVKNVTNSTNLGHGGFFPFGIQGVIKGAATCFYGFVGFDCIATTGEEVKNPKKAIPIAIISSLLIIFLAYFGTSTVLTLMVPYYEQDPTAPIPFAFQSVHWYTAAYIVTGGAMFGLYASLFGAMFPLPRILYAMASDGLIFRFLGRINQRFKTPVIGTLLAGIFTGTMAAVFALDSLVNMMSIGTLLAYTIVAACVLLLRYSVNEKGYMPIPGSSDPEGDRHIENHNREPINASEETALTDTTEESPSVIRQIFNFSKIDIPNKISQTIVTVDICLFCILCFILGLCALYLKHDIVNGDVIPLSAVTVILILMSLTMLSISSQPVSRTTLSFQVPCVPLIPALSIFCNIYLMVMLDIATWIRFVVWMILGIPIFYLTRRCLSKIDENITTDIPIQGHVNKGFYGDNLVYSNGCDANQESLVIIDEKMIPSLEIVENLNETDGQTPSPSRVIESLDFVIDSYVDDTTNAYVMSTSDAPSAFVLSNKLLKGDFRDTPNSALRNLLLNNLKDDINTENVDKISNENKQIDFDLIDKNNLSIQGQDDETHKSERDHTSSCSEISYVSASSSIDTGQNKTSDNNHSAGNTSPTHSQPPPPPPPPPLEGFSSFIPKKKESNPDNSNSLNESKTLERLKTNNRDPPMIINKNSLNSVKLRHVHRPSIERSHSEDDAKKAETATSTKEHYSKAILSKEKDKNLPTSTSGSFAPLVNLRHVRRPSLENRNEKDAISHSQNDSESFKPSRYVKSKSVSNLEKASSNENSGNNTLKRMGISKDAINSVKLKPVVRPNLSLYAEPKTDLPDSVKFGTHEFEEFKDKLNEKLKKPVKILREPSFVDPKTVPERSEIKVNRENVIDDNLDLAKARATMETEVGNKLNYLKNLKETEKSSRNEETESSIIN from the exons ATGTCTACACTGTGGAAAGTTTTAACTCGGAGAAAAGTATTGGATACAGATGAAGGAAGCGAAACGCCTCTAGCAAGAGTTCTGAATACTTTTGATCTTACAGCTTTGGGTGTTGGAAGTACACTTGGGGTTGGGGTGTATGTTCTTGCTGGTCAAGTTGCAAAAAATACTGCTGGACCTGCAGtaataatttcatttcttatTGCTGCTATCGCTTCAGTTTTTGCTG GATTATGCTATGCAGAATTTGGAGCGAGAACACCAAAAGCTGGTTCTGCATACATATATAGTTATGTATGCGTTGGAGAATTCATTGCTTTTGTTATTGGTTGGAACTTGATTTTGGAATATATTATAG GCTCTGCTAGTGTAGCAAAAGGTCTGAGCTCCTATGTTGATAATTTATGCAATGGATCATTAAGTAGTACTTTCAGACAACTAGCTCCTATAGATGTGCCTTATTTATCTCCATATTTTGATATATTTGCATTTACCGTTCCCATTATTTTATCAA TTGCCTTAGCTTTTGGAATGAAAGAAAGTAGTTTGTTGAATAATATATTCACCTCATGTAATATTGGAGTTGTTTTATTTGTAATTGTCGCTGGGGCAATGAATG CTCATTGGAGTAACTGGTTTATCAACCCAAATGATGTGAAGAATGTGACGAACTCAACCAATTTAGGACATGGAGGTTTCTTTCCATTTGGTATACAAGGGGTCATTAAAGGCGCAGCAACATGTTTTTACGGTTTTGTCGGATTTGACTGCATTGCAACAACAGGAGAAGAGGTGAAAAATCCGAAGAAGGCTATTCCGATAGCAATTATCTCTTCATTGCTCATTATTTTCTTGGCTTATTTTGGAACATCTACTGTATTGACATTGATGGTGCCGTATTATGAACAG GATCCCACTGCACCTATTCCGTTTGCTTTTCAATCAGTTCATTGGTATACTGCTGCTTATATTGTAACTGGAGGTGCTATGTTTGGACTTTATGCTAG TTTGTTTGGGGCTATGTTCCCTCTGCCTAGAATATTATATGCAATGGCTTCAGATGGGctgattttcagatttttagggAGAATCAATCAAAGATTCAAAACACCAGTAATTGGTACTCTATTAGCTGGTATATTTACAG GTACGATGGCTGCAGTTTTTGCTCTTGACTCTTTGGTCAATATGATGTCAATAGGAACTCTTTTAGCATACACCATTGTGGCAGCTTGCGTGCTTTTGCTCAG GTACTCCGTGAATGAAAAAGGCTATATGCCAATTCCTGGATCATCCGATCCAGAAGGAGACAG ACATATAGAAAATCATAATAGGGAACCCATAAACGCCAGTGAAGAAACAGCTTTAACTGATACCACCGAAGAAAGTCCCAGTGTAATAagacaaattttcaactttagcAAGATTGATATACCCAACAAAATTTCGCAAACTATTGTTACTGTGGATATTTGTCTGTTTT GTATATTATGCTTTATACTTGGACTTTGTGCTTTATATCTCAAGCACGATATTGTCAATGGAGATGTGATTCCATTGAGTGCAGTAACTGTGATATTGATTTTAATGTCTTTAACAATGTTGTCAATTTCAAGTCAGCCAGTATCCAGAACCACCTTATCATTCCAG GTACCATGTGTTCCCCTTATACCAGCTTTGAGTATTTTCTGTAATATTTATCTAATGGTTATGTTGGATATAGCTACATGGATACGATTCGTGGTGTGGATGATTTTAG GTATTCCCATTTTTTATTTAACCCGAAGATGCTTATCCAAAATCGACGAAAATATCACTACTGATATTCCTATACAAGGTCATGTAAATAAGGGGTTTTATGGTGATAACTTGGTTTATTCAAATGGATGTGATGCAAATCAAGAAAGCCTGGTCATTATAGATGAAAAGATGATTCCTTCATTAGAAATTGtagaaaatttaaatgagaCTGATGGTCAAACACCTAGTCCAAGTAGAGTAATTGAGTCATTAGACTTTGTTATAGATAGTTATGTAGATGATACTACCAATGCATATGTCATGTCCACTTCAGATGCTCCTTCTGCTTTTGTGTTGTCAAATAAGCTACTAAAAGGTGATTTTAGAGATACGCCAAATAGTGCTTTACGTAATTTACTCTTGAATAATTTGAAAGATGATATTAATACAGAAAATGtagacaaaatttcaaatgaaaacaaacagatcgattttgatttgattgataaaaataatttatcaatCCAAGGTCAAGATGATGAAACTCATAAATCCGAAAGAGATCATACTTCTTCATGTAGTGAAATATCTTATGTGAGTGCATCTTCTAGTATTGACACAGGTCAAAACAAAACTTCAGATAATAACCATTCTGCTGGTAATACATCACCAACACATTCACAACCACCGCCACCACCGCCACCTCCCCCATTAGAGGGTTTTTCAAGTTTCAtcccgaaaaaaaaagaatccaATCCTGATAATTCAAATTCTTTGAATGAATCAAAAACTTTGGAGCGACTGAAAACCAATAATAGAGATCCACCAATGATTATCAACAAAAATTCTCTAAATTCTGTGAAATTAAGGCATGTTCATAGACCTAGCATTGAACGAAGTCATTCAGAAGATGATGCCAAGAAAGCTGAAACGGCTACAAGTACCAAAGAACATTATTCCAAAGCTATTCTTTCAAAAGAAAAAGATAAGAATTTACCTACATCTACATCTGGTTCTTTTGCACCACTAGTGAATTTGAGACATGTTAGAAGACCTAGTTTGGAGAATAGAAATGAAAAAGATGCTATATCTCATTCGCAGAATGATTCTGAATCTTTCAAACCAAGTAGATACGTCAAAAGTAAATCAGTAAGTAATCTTGAGAAGGCGTCATCGAATGAAAATTCCGGTAATAATACTCTTAAAAGAATGGGGATATCCAAAGACGCCATAAATTCGGTAAAACTAAAACCTGTTGTTCGTCCAAATCTTTCGCTGTATGCGGAACCTAAAACTGATCTACCAGATTCCGTCAAATTTGGCACTCACGAGTTTGAGGAATTTAAAGAtaagttgaatgaaaaattgaaaaaaccagTTAAAATCTTGAGAGAACCTTCTTTTGTGGATCCTAAAACGGTTCCTGAAAGATCTGAAATCAAGGTGAATAGGGAAAATGTTATCGATGATAACTTAGATTTAGCTAAAGCTAGGGCTACAATGGAAACTGAAGTTGGTAATAAACTGAATTAcctgaaaaatttgaaagaaactGAAAAGTCATCCAGGAATGAAGAAACAGAAAGTTCAATAATTAATTAG
- the LOC123313875 gene encoding ADP-ribosylation factor-related protein 1, with the protein MYSLIHGFYKYMVKKDEYCVLILGLDNAGKTTYLEAAKMKLTKNYSAINPLKITTTVGLNIGRIEVSGISLNFWDLGGQAELQSLWDKYYAESHAIIYIVDSSDRERIDESKETFDKVIASENLKGVPLLVLANKQDIPECMGVREVKPIFNKNAQLIGKRDCMVMPVSALTGEGVDDGIKWLVDCIKRNSFLRPPRNQEET; encoded by the exons atgtattCATTAATTCATGGGTTTTATAAGTACATGGTTAAAAAAGACGAGTATTGTGTACTAATACTTGGTCTGGACAATGCCGGAAAAACT ACGTATCTGGAAGCAGCAAAAATGAAGCTTACTAAAAATTACTCTGCAATTAATCCACTAAAAATAACTACAACTGTAGGACTCAATATTGGAAGAATTGAAGTAAGCGGCATCAGTCTTAATTTTTGGGATCTTGGAGGACAAGCAGAACTTCAATCGCTTTGGGACAAG TATTACGCAGAATCCCATGCTATAATATATATTGTCGACTCCTCAGACAGGGAAAGAATAGATGAATCAAAAGAAACTTTTG ATAAAGTAATAGCAAGTGAAAATTTGAAAGGAGTTCCCCTACTAGTATTAGCAAATAAACAAGATATTCCAGAATGCATGGGAGTGAGGGAAGTTAAAcccattttcaataaaaatgcccAATTAATTGGAAAAAGGGATTGTATGGTTATGCCAGTTTCAGCTCTGACAGG GGAAGGAGTTGATGATGGTATAAAGTGGCTTGTAGATTGTATTAAAAGAAATAGCTTCCTAAGGCCGCCAAGAAATCAGGAGGAGACATAA